A stretch of the Maridesulfovibrio bastinii DSM 16055 genome encodes the following:
- a CDS encoding PAS domain S-box protein, whose amino-acid sequence MTEKGGNIKSSESKINTKKNKCLSDNKCDCINSVVLSELLDSVSEGVVIVSPDGRISFANISFCRFTGIAINRVVGVDFIDLFRAVFGGESSRSLSDSLNICRNKVVECHALNCRKGHQTFKVKMSPLASASAQGVVEVVFTDISAQRRTQEKLSESRTLYQAVFDGAGDAVFVSNSSGRFIEVNRAACSNLGYSRDELLGLTASDIFSHKYCRRIPDQISTIERDGQSFFEVEYVRKDGTIFPAELSSRAIDFGGKKAFLTISRDISERKKSERNATMSRMRFKALYELSHMSDGSQEVLWEFTVNKSIEISSSRSGFICRVDGAGQDIRIARLYTCDGGQVVPVEASEIEADGILLKCIRTRKPVIMNNIIRKKALGMLPGSEYLPSRGLALPILDSGKVVAVLSVFDKEKTYSRRDIYNLNLLIEGMWQIVCKKESELKVRASLREKETLLREVHHRVKNNMQVISSLLNLQTEYIRDPEDLKLIRHSIERVRSMAYVHEHLYRSDDLSRINFASYIEYLGDRLFKAYGCGSKIRFVNSLDIVRLSIDQALPCGLIVNELITNAINHAFPDDFKDDQRFVKVILRCYEDTVELDVQDNGVGCSSEEGRGTLGLTLVETLVSQLGGNLSKDCMHGTRYQLTFPIK is encoded by the coding sequence AATACTAAAAAAAATAAATGTTTAAGTGATAATAAATGTGATTGCATAAATTCTGTGGTGCTTTCGGAACTGCTAGATTCTGTAAGCGAAGGAGTGGTTATCGTAAGTCCTGACGGTAGAATCTCTTTTGCTAATATCAGTTTCTGCCGTTTTACCGGTATAGCCATAAACAGAGTTGTCGGTGTTGATTTTATAGATTTGTTCCGGGCAGTCTTTGGCGGGGAGTCCTCGCGGTCATTGTCTGACAGTCTTAATATCTGCCGTAATAAAGTAGTTGAGTGTCATGCTCTAAACTGCAGAAAAGGACACCAGACCTTTAAAGTTAAAATGTCTCCTCTGGCCAGCGCTTCTGCTCAGGGAGTGGTGGAGGTTGTTTTTACTGATATATCTGCCCAGCGCAGAACTCAGGAAAAGCTTAGCGAATCGCGCACACTGTATCAGGCCGTTTTTGACGGTGCTGGTGATGCCGTATTTGTTTCCAATTCTTCAGGACGTTTTATTGAGGTCAACCGTGCTGCATGCTCCAATCTTGGGTATAGCCGGGATGAACTGCTCGGACTGACCGCATCTGATATTTTTTCACATAAATACTGCCGCAGGATTCCTGACCAGATATCCACAATTGAACGTGACGGGCAGTCTTTTTTTGAAGTTGAATATGTAAGAAAAGATGGAACTATTTTCCCAGCTGAACTTAGTTCCAGAGCCATAGATTTTGGTGGTAAAAAAGCGTTTCTGACAATTTCGAGAGATATATCGGAAAGAAAAAAATCTGAAAGAAACGCGACCATGAGCCGGATGCGTTTCAAGGCTCTTTATGAATTATCTCACATGTCAGATGGTTCACAGGAAGTTCTCTGGGAATTCACGGTTAATAAAAGTATTGAGATTTCTTCCAGCAGGTCAGGATTCATCTGCCGTGTGGATGGAGCAGGGCAGGATATCAGGATTGCCCGGCTCTATACCTGTGACGGGGGGCAAGTGGTTCCGGTTGAAGCCTCGGAAATTGAGGCCGATGGTATTCTGCTGAAATGCATAAGGACCAGAAAACCTGTCATAATGAATAATATTATCAGAAAAAAAGCTCTGGGAATGCTCCCGGGGAGTGAATATCTCCCAAGCAGAGGACTTGCCCTGCCAATCCTTGATTCAGGGAAAGTCGTAGCGGTCCTTAGTGTTTTCGATAAAGAAAAAACATACTCCAGACGAGATATTTATAACCTGAATCTGCTGATAGAAGGCATGTGGCAGATTGTCTGCAAAAAAGAATCTGAATTGAAAGTCAGGGCATCGCTCAGGGAAAAGGAAACCCTTTTGCGTGAAGTTCATCACAGGGTTAAAAATAATATGCAGGTAATTTCAAGCCTCTTGAATTTACAGACTGAATATATCCGTGACCCTGAGGATTTAAAGCTGATTCGGCACAGCATAGAAAGAGTTCGCTCCATGGCTTATGTGCATGAGCATCTTTACAGATCAGATGATTTAAGCAGAATTAATTTTGCAAGCTACATTGAATATTTAGGAGATAGGCTATTTAAGGCTTATGGATGCGGTAGTAAAATAAGATTCGTCAATTCATTGGATATAGTACGTCTTTCCATTGATCAGGCTCTTCCCTGCGGACTTATTGTTAATGAGTTGATAACGAACGCCATTAATCATGCTTTTCCTGATGACTTTAAAGATGATCAGCGTTTTGTGAAGGTTATCCTGCGTTGCTATGAAGACACCGTTGAATTGGATGTTCAGGATAACGGAGTTGGATGCAGCTCTGAAGAGGGTAGAGGAACACTTGGTCTGACTCTTGTTGAGACTCTGGTCAGCCAGCTTGGAGGAAATCTCTCCAAGGATTGCATGCACGGCACAAGATATCAGCTGACTTTCCCTATAAAATAA